The Dendropsophus ebraccatus isolate aDenEbr1 chromosome 3, aDenEbr1.pat, whole genome shotgun sequence genome includes a region encoding these proteins:
- the THBS4 gene encoding thrombospondin-4 isoform X1: MDRQNDSKKVLTSLRYLKSDGKMNSVIFSNIELADGKQHSILLHLSGLHRGPSTAELYLDCDQVDAVKDLPRPLSGVTLNTGSVQLRTLQKKPQDSMDELKLVMGGSLTQVASIQDCFMQQSEPGQYAGDVSRQLLGQISQLNQLLGELRDVMRQQVKETMFLRNTVAECQACGLTPDYPNPTPAPNPPKPVTPPKPRCDATSCFRGVKCTETGSGFQCGPCPDGYTGNGITCNDIDECRLNPCFPGVRCINSIPGFRCEACPPGYTGPVVQGVGTTYAKQNKQICLDVNECENGRNGGCVANSICINSMGSFRCGPCIDGYVGDQSKGCKVERKTCWNRGQYPCHASAQCIEEKDGAITCVCSVGWAGDGYVCGKDTDIDGYPDEALRCSDPKCKKDNCMYVPNSGQEDTDKDGIGNACDDDADGDGILNEQDNCILVANINQKNSDQDIFGDACDNCRFKLNNDQRDTDNDGEGDACDDDMDGDGIKNFLDNCQRVPNIDQKDRDGDGVGDACDSCPDIINPNQSDIDNDLVGDSCDTNQDSDGDGYQDSSDNCPTVINSSQLDTDKDGLGDECDDDDDNDGIPDIIPPGPDNCRLVPNPGQEDDNNDGVGDICESDFDQDTVIDRIDVCPENAEITLTDFRAYQTVVLDPEGDAQIDPNWIVLNQGMEIVQTMNSDPGLAVGYTAFNGVDFEGTFHVNTVTDDDYAGFIFGYQDSSSFYVVMWKQTEQTYWQATPFRAVAEPGIQLKAVKSKTGPGEHLRNSLWHTGDTNDQVRLLWKDPRNVGWKDKVSYRWFLQHRPQVGYIRARFYEGSELVADSGVTVDTTMRGGRLGVFCFSQENIIWSNLKYRCNDTIPEDFQAFQAQQFAS; encoded by the exons ATGGACCGGCAGAATGATTCAAAGAAAGTATTAA CTTCCCTTCGATACCTCAAGAGTGATGGCAAAATGAACTCTGTCATCTTCAGCAACATAGAACTAGCTGATGGGAAGCAGCACTCAATCCTTCTCCACCTCAGTGGCCTGCACCGAGGACCTAGCACTGCTGAGCTGTACTTGGACTGTGACCAGGTGGATGCTGTCAAGGACCTGCCCCGGCCGCTCTCAGGAGTCACCCTAAATACAGGGTCCGTGCAGCTGAGGACACTGCAGAAAAAACCACAG GATTCTATGGATGAACTGAAGCTGGTAATGGGTGGATCTCTGACACAAGTGGCATCAATACAAGACTGTTTCATGCAGCAAAGTGAGCCTGGCCAATATGCAG GTGATGTCAGCAGACAGCTCTTGGGTCAAATATCACAGCTCAACCAACTACTTGGAGAACTCAGGGATGTTATGAGGCAACAG gtGAAAGAAACCATGTTTTTAAGGAACACTGTTGCAGAATGCCAGGCTTGTG GTCTAACACCAGATTATCCAAATCCAACACCAGCTCCAAATCCACCAAAACCCGTTACACCTCCAAAACCTCGATGTGATGCGACGTCATGTTTCCGGGGTGTGAAATGCACAGAGACGGGAAGCGGGTTCCAATGTGGACCTTGTCCTGACGGTTACACCGGCAATGGGATCACGTGTAATGATATAGATGAG TGTCGATTGAACCCTTGCTTCCCTGGAGTGCGATGCATAAACTCTATACCAGGGTTCAGATGTGAGGCCTGTCCGCCCGGGTACACAGGGCCAGTGGTGCAAGGTGTTGGCACTACTTATGCCAAGCAGAATAAACAG ATTTGCCTTGATGTCAATGAGTGTGAAAATGGAAGAAATGGTGGATGCGTCGCTAACTCTATCTGCATCAATAGCATG GGCTCTTTCCGCTGTGGACCTTGTATTGATGGCTATGTTGGTGATCAGAGCAAAGGCTGCAAAGTAGAAAGGAAAACGTGCTGGAACAGAGGGCAGTACCCCTGTCACGCCAGCGCACAGTGTATCGAGGAGAAGGATGGAGCCATAACCTGCGTT TGCTCTGTTGGCTGGGCTGGAGATGGATATGTCTGCGGTAAGGACACTGATATTGATGGATATCCTGATGAAGCTCTTCGGTGCAGTGATCCAAAGTGCAAGAAg GACAATTGCATGTACGTTCCTAACTCCGGCCAGGAAGACACTGACAAGGACGGGATAGGTAACGCCTGTGATGATGATGCAGACGGAGATGGCATCCTGAATGAGCAG gataacTGTATACTGGTGGCCAATATTAACCAGAAAAACAGCGACCAAGACATATTTGGGGACGCGTGTGACAATTGCCGATTTAAGCTGAACAATGACCAGAGAGACACAGACAATGACGGGGAAGGTGACGCCTGCGACGATGATATGGATGGAGATG GTATCAAGAACTTCCTGGACAACTGTCAGCGGGTTCCCAACATAGACCAGAAGGACAGGGATGGAGATGGCGTCGGTGATGCTTGTGACAGCTGTCCTGATATTATTAATCCAAATCAG TCCGACATTGATAATGACCTGGTGGGAGATTCCTGCGACACCAACCAAGACAG TGATGGAGATGGCTACCAGGACAGCTCAGACAATTGCCCCACAGTCATCAACAGCTCCCAGCTGGACACAGACAAGGACGGCTTAGGAGATGAGTGCGATGATGATGACGATAATGATGGAATTCCTGATATTATCCCTCCAGGACCTGACAACTGCAGACTGGTGCCCAACCCAGGCCAAGAAGATGACAACA ATGATGGAGTCGGAGACATCTGTGAGTCGGACTTTGACCAGGACACAGTCATTGACCGTATTGATGTCTGCCCTGAAAATGCTGAGATCACCCTGACTGACTTTAGAGCCTATCAGACTGTCGTTCTTGACCCTGAGGGTGATGCCCAAATTGATCCCAACTGGATTGTTTTGAACCAG GGAATGGAGATTGTACAAACAATGAACAGTGACCCAGGCCTCGCTGTAG GTTATACAGCTTTTAATGGCGTTGACTTTGAAGGCACCTTCCATGTGAACACAGTGACGGATGATGATTACGCCGGCTTCATATTTGGCTACCAGGACAGTTCTAGTTTCTATGTAGTTATGTGGAAGCAGACGGAGCAGACATACTGGCAGGCCACGCCATTCCGCGCTGTTGCAGAACCTGGCATTCAGCTGAAG GCGGTGAAATCTAAGACAGGGCCTGGAGAACATCTACGAAACTCTTTGTGGCATACTGGGGACACCAATGACCAAGTGAGACTGTTGTGGAAAGACCCCAGAAATGTAGGCTGGAAAGACAAGGTGTCTTATCGCTGGTTCCTGCAGCACAGGCCTCAGGTTGGATATATCAG GGCAAGGTTCTATGAAGGTAGCGAGCTGGTAGCAGATTCAGGAGTCACTGTGGATACCACTATGCGCGGTGGAAGACTTGGCGTATTCTGCTTCTCACAGGAAAACATCATCTGGTCCAACCTGAAGTATCGCTGTAATG ACACAATCCCCGAGGACTTTCAAGCTTttcaagctcagcagtttgcaaGTTAA
- the THBS4 gene encoding thrombospondin-4 isoform X2: MPKRKILLLLLQVLLELYWGCAAQTNYQALDLLSPAVQRQISQYLQQALNNPSMNEVYILSTFKLQPKSTASLFGLYSTKDNSRFFEFKVMGQLNKASLRYLKSDGKMNSVIFSNIELADGKQHSILLHLSGLHRGPSTAELYLDCDQVDAVKDLPRPLSGVTLNTGSVQLRTLQKKPQDSMDELKLVMGGSLTQVASIQDCFMQQSEPGQYAGDVSRQLLGQISQLNQLLGELRDVMRQQVKETMFLRNTVAECQACGLTPDYPNPTPAPNPPKPVTPPKPRCDATSCFRGVKCTETGSGFQCGPCPDGYTGNGITCNDIDECRLNPCFPGVRCINSIPGFRCEACPPGYTGPVVQGVGTTYAKQNKQICLDVNECENGRNGGCVANSICINSMGSFRCGPCIDGYVGDQSKGCKVERKTCWNRGQYPCHASAQCIEEKDGAITCVCSVGWAGDGYVCGKDTDIDGYPDEALRCSDPKCKKDNCMYVPNSGQEDTDKDGIGNACDDDADGDGILNEQDNCILVANINQKNSDQDIFGDACDNCRFKLNNDQRDTDNDGEGDACDDDMDGDGIKNFLDNCQRVPNIDQKDRDGDGVGDACDSCPDIINPNQSDIDNDLVGDSCDTNQDSDGDGYQDSSDNCPTVINSSQLDTDKDGLGDECDDDDDNDGIPDIIPPGPDNCRLVPNPGQEDDNNDGVGDICESDFDQDTVIDRIDVCPENAEITLTDFRAYQTVVLDPEGDAQIDPNWIVLNQGMEIVQTMNSDPGLAVGYTAFNGVDFEGTFHVNTVTDDDYAGFIFGYQDSSSFYVVMWKQTEQTYWQATPFRAVAEPGIQLKAVKSKTGPGEHLRNSLWHTGDTNDQVRLLWKDPRNVGWKDKVSYRWFLQHRPQVGYIRARFYEGSELVADSGVTVDTTMRGGRLGVFCFSQENIIWSNLKYRCNDTIPEDFQAFQAQQFAS, translated from the exons CCCTTGATCTCCTGTCGCCTGCAGTCCAGAGGCAGATCTCACAGTACCTTCAGCAGGCGCTCAATAATCCCTCCATGAATGAAGTGTATATACTGTCCACATTTAAGCTGCAGCCTAAATCTACAGCCTCTCTCTTTGGTCTTTACTCTACAAAAGACAATAGTCGCTTCTTTGAATTCAAAGTAATGGGACAACTAAATAAAG CTTCCCTTCGATACCTCAAGAGTGATGGCAAAATGAACTCTGTCATCTTCAGCAACATAGAACTAGCTGATGGGAAGCAGCACTCAATCCTTCTCCACCTCAGTGGCCTGCACCGAGGACCTAGCACTGCTGAGCTGTACTTGGACTGTGACCAGGTGGATGCTGTCAAGGACCTGCCCCGGCCGCTCTCAGGAGTCACCCTAAATACAGGGTCCGTGCAGCTGAGGACACTGCAGAAAAAACCACAG GATTCTATGGATGAACTGAAGCTGGTAATGGGTGGATCTCTGACACAAGTGGCATCAATACAAGACTGTTTCATGCAGCAAAGTGAGCCTGGCCAATATGCAG GTGATGTCAGCAGACAGCTCTTGGGTCAAATATCACAGCTCAACCAACTACTTGGAGAACTCAGGGATGTTATGAGGCAACAG gtGAAAGAAACCATGTTTTTAAGGAACACTGTTGCAGAATGCCAGGCTTGTG GTCTAACACCAGATTATCCAAATCCAACACCAGCTCCAAATCCACCAAAACCCGTTACACCTCCAAAACCTCGATGTGATGCGACGTCATGTTTCCGGGGTGTGAAATGCACAGAGACGGGAAGCGGGTTCCAATGTGGACCTTGTCCTGACGGTTACACCGGCAATGGGATCACGTGTAATGATATAGATGAG TGTCGATTGAACCCTTGCTTCCCTGGAGTGCGATGCATAAACTCTATACCAGGGTTCAGATGTGAGGCCTGTCCGCCCGGGTACACAGGGCCAGTGGTGCAAGGTGTTGGCACTACTTATGCCAAGCAGAATAAACAG ATTTGCCTTGATGTCAATGAGTGTGAAAATGGAAGAAATGGTGGATGCGTCGCTAACTCTATCTGCATCAATAGCATG GGCTCTTTCCGCTGTGGACCTTGTATTGATGGCTATGTTGGTGATCAGAGCAAAGGCTGCAAAGTAGAAAGGAAAACGTGCTGGAACAGAGGGCAGTACCCCTGTCACGCCAGCGCACAGTGTATCGAGGAGAAGGATGGAGCCATAACCTGCGTT TGCTCTGTTGGCTGGGCTGGAGATGGATATGTCTGCGGTAAGGACACTGATATTGATGGATATCCTGATGAAGCTCTTCGGTGCAGTGATCCAAAGTGCAAGAAg GACAATTGCATGTACGTTCCTAACTCCGGCCAGGAAGACACTGACAAGGACGGGATAGGTAACGCCTGTGATGATGATGCAGACGGAGATGGCATCCTGAATGAGCAG gataacTGTATACTGGTGGCCAATATTAACCAGAAAAACAGCGACCAAGACATATTTGGGGACGCGTGTGACAATTGCCGATTTAAGCTGAACAATGACCAGAGAGACACAGACAATGACGGGGAAGGTGACGCCTGCGACGATGATATGGATGGAGATG GTATCAAGAACTTCCTGGACAACTGTCAGCGGGTTCCCAACATAGACCAGAAGGACAGGGATGGAGATGGCGTCGGTGATGCTTGTGACAGCTGTCCTGATATTATTAATCCAAATCAG TCCGACATTGATAATGACCTGGTGGGAGATTCCTGCGACACCAACCAAGACAG TGATGGAGATGGCTACCAGGACAGCTCAGACAATTGCCCCACAGTCATCAACAGCTCCCAGCTGGACACAGACAAGGACGGCTTAGGAGATGAGTGCGATGATGATGACGATAATGATGGAATTCCTGATATTATCCCTCCAGGACCTGACAACTGCAGACTGGTGCCCAACCCAGGCCAAGAAGATGACAACA ATGATGGAGTCGGAGACATCTGTGAGTCGGACTTTGACCAGGACACAGTCATTGACCGTATTGATGTCTGCCCTGAAAATGCTGAGATCACCCTGACTGACTTTAGAGCCTATCAGACTGTCGTTCTTGACCCTGAGGGTGATGCCCAAATTGATCCCAACTGGATTGTTTTGAACCAG GGAATGGAGATTGTACAAACAATGAACAGTGACCCAGGCCTCGCTGTAG GTTATACAGCTTTTAATGGCGTTGACTTTGAAGGCACCTTCCATGTGAACACAGTGACGGATGATGATTACGCCGGCTTCATATTTGGCTACCAGGACAGTTCTAGTTTCTATGTAGTTATGTGGAAGCAGACGGAGCAGACATACTGGCAGGCCACGCCATTCCGCGCTGTTGCAGAACCTGGCATTCAGCTGAAG GCGGTGAAATCTAAGACAGGGCCTGGAGAACATCTACGAAACTCTTTGTGGCATACTGGGGACACCAATGACCAAGTGAGACTGTTGTGGAAAGACCCCAGAAATGTAGGCTGGAAAGACAAGGTGTCTTATCGCTGGTTCCTGCAGCACAGGCCTCAGGTTGGATATATCAG GGCAAGGTTCTATGAAGGTAGCGAGCTGGTAGCAGATTCAGGAGTCACTGTGGATACCACTATGCGCGGTGGAAGACTTGGCGTATTCTGCTTCTCACAGGAAAACATCATCTGGTCCAACCTGAAGTATCGCTGTAATG ACACAATCCCCGAGGACTTTCAAGCTTttcaagctcagcagtttgcaaGTTAA